Proteins encoded together in one Triticum dicoccoides isolate Atlit2015 ecotype Zavitan chromosome 7B, WEW_v2.0, whole genome shotgun sequence window:
- the LOC119335268 gene encoding uncharacterized protein LOC119335268 isoform X3, giving the protein MAVGCRFPVRAEFADSLEHPDPVPLAVLPRRDVTPATPADSNAGSGCRQHVGCASPGRTQGENRCRRPGSPTRSVQSTHRVNPEAPGWTKRLHLGSAPPDRTPCPYRMSALEQSIRNRARSPVLRWTSTRRQRRKRIGIRRGRMRRTRIRRERSNCYNEEKAITGLSQQKVGAGDDDDDALLILDLPADRSSEQLPLTWKSSALKFDVQENQIHHK; this is encoded by the exons ATGGCCGTGGGTTGCAGGTTTCCGGTGCGAGCGGAGTTCGCGGACAGCCTGGAACATCCAGATCCGGTGCCTCTTGCGGTGCTCCCGCGACGTGATGTCACCCCTGCTACGCCGGCGGATTCGAATGCTGGCTCCGGGTGCAGGCAGCACGTTGGTTGCGCTAGCCCTGGGAGGACGCAGGGTGAAAATCGGTGTCGACGGCCGGGCTCTCCGACGAGGTCTGTGCAGTCCACCCACAGGGTAAATCCAGAGGCGCCGGGATGGACCAAAAG GTTACATCTTGGGAGTGCGCCACCGGACAGAACGCCGTGTCCATATAGGATGAGTGCTTTAGAGCAGTCAATTCGCAA TCGAGCAAGATCTCCGGTGCTGCGGTGGACAAGCACAAGACGCCAACGGAGGAAGAGAATAGGAATCCGGCGTGGGAGGATGAGGAGGACAAGGATCAGGCGAGAAAGGAG CAACTGTTACAATGAAGAAAAAGCCATCACTGGTTTGTCACAGCAGAAGGTGGGTGcaggagatgatgatgatgatgcgctgCTAATATTGGACTTGCCAGCG GACAGGTCTTCAGAGCAGCTGCCATTGACTTGGAAAAGTTCAGCACTAAAATTTGATGTTCAGGAGAACCAAATTCATCATAAATAA
- the LOC119335268 gene encoding uncharacterized protein LOC119335268 isoform X1 — MAVGCRFPVRAEFADSLEHPDPVPLAVLPRRDVTPATPADSNAGSGCRQHVGCASPGRTQGENRCRRPGSPTRSVQSTHRVNPEAPGWTKRLHLGSAPPDRTPCPYRMSALEQSIRNRARSPVLRWTSTRRQRRKRIGIRRGRMRRTRIRRERSNCYNEEKAITGLSQQKVGAGDDDDDALLILDLPAYSHFSKGSFLWQPRDRKTVSSQDLLSNKESSEQLPLTWKSSALKFDVQENQIHHK, encoded by the exons ATGGCCGTGGGTTGCAGGTTTCCGGTGCGAGCGGAGTTCGCGGACAGCCTGGAACATCCAGATCCGGTGCCTCTTGCGGTGCTCCCGCGACGTGATGTCACCCCTGCTACGCCGGCGGATTCGAATGCTGGCTCCGGGTGCAGGCAGCACGTTGGTTGCGCTAGCCCTGGGAGGACGCAGGGTGAAAATCGGTGTCGACGGCCGGGCTCTCCGACGAGGTCTGTGCAGTCCACCCACAGGGTAAATCCAGAGGCGCCGGGATGGACCAAAAG GTTACATCTTGGGAGTGCGCCACCGGACAGAACGCCGTGTCCATATAGGATGAGTGCTTTAGAGCAGTCAATTCGCAA TCGAGCAAGATCTCCGGTGCTGCGGTGGACAAGCACAAGACGCCAACGGAGGAAGAGAATAGGAATCCGGCGTGGGAGGATGAGGAGGACAAGGATCAGGCGAGAAAGGAG CAACTGTTACAATGAAGAAAAAGCCATCACTGGTTTGTCACAGCAGAAGGTGGGTGcaggagatgatgatgatgatgcgctgCTAATATTGGACTTGCCAGCG TATTCTCATTTCAGCAAAGGGTCATTTTTGTGGCAGCCCAGAGATAGGAAAACTGTGTCTAGTCAAGACCTACTTAGCAACAAAGA GTCTTCAGAGCAGCTGCCATTGACTTGGAAAAGTTCAGCACTAAAATTTGATGTTCAGGAGAACCAAATTCATCATAAATAA
- the LOC119335268 gene encoding uncharacterized protein LOC119335268 isoform X4, whose product MAVGCRFPVRAEFADSLEHPDPVPLAVLPRRDVTPATPADSNAGSGCRQHVGCASPGRTQGENRCRRPGSPTRSVQSTHRVNPEAPGWTKRLHLGSAPPDRTPCPYRMSALEQSIRNRARSPVLRWTSTRRQRRKRIGIRRGRMRRTRIRRERSNCYNEEKAITGLSQQKVGAGDDDDDALLILDLPAQRVIFVAAQR is encoded by the exons ATGGCCGTGGGTTGCAGGTTTCCGGTGCGAGCGGAGTTCGCGGACAGCCTGGAACATCCAGATCCGGTGCCTCTTGCGGTGCTCCCGCGACGTGATGTCACCCCTGCTACGCCGGCGGATTCGAATGCTGGCTCCGGGTGCAGGCAGCACGTTGGTTGCGCTAGCCCTGGGAGGACGCAGGGTGAAAATCGGTGTCGACGGCCGGGCTCTCCGACGAGGTCTGTGCAGTCCACCCACAGGGTAAATCCAGAGGCGCCGGGATGGACCAAAAG GTTACATCTTGGGAGTGCGCCACCGGACAGAACGCCGTGTCCATATAGGATGAGTGCTTTAGAGCAGTCAATTCGCAA TCGAGCAAGATCTCCGGTGCTGCGGTGGACAAGCACAAGACGCCAACGGAGGAAGAGAATAGGAATCCGGCGTGGGAGGATGAGGAGGACAAGGATCAGGCGAGAAAGGAG CAACTGTTACAATGAAGAAAAAGCCATCACTGGTTTGTCACAGCAGAAGGTGGGTGcaggagatgatgatgatgatgcgctgCTAATATTGGACTTGCCAGCG CAAAGGGTCATTTTTGTGGCAGCCCAGAGATAG
- the LOC119335268 gene encoding uncharacterized protein LOC119335268 isoform X2: protein MAVGCRFPVRAEFADSLEHPDPVPLAVLPRRDVTPATPADSNAGSGCRQHVGCASPGRTQGENRCRRPGSPTRSVQSTHRVNPEAPGWTKRLHLGSAPPDRTPCPYRMSALEQSIRNRARSPVLRWTSTRRQRRKRIGIRRGRMRRTRIRRERSNCYNEEKAITGLSQQKVGAGDDDDDALLILDLPAYSHFSKGSFLWQPRDRKTVSSQDLLSNKETGLQSSCH from the exons ATGGCCGTGGGTTGCAGGTTTCCGGTGCGAGCGGAGTTCGCGGACAGCCTGGAACATCCAGATCCGGTGCCTCTTGCGGTGCTCCCGCGACGTGATGTCACCCCTGCTACGCCGGCGGATTCGAATGCTGGCTCCGGGTGCAGGCAGCACGTTGGTTGCGCTAGCCCTGGGAGGACGCAGGGTGAAAATCGGTGTCGACGGCCGGGCTCTCCGACGAGGTCTGTGCAGTCCACCCACAGGGTAAATCCAGAGGCGCCGGGATGGACCAAAAG GTTACATCTTGGGAGTGCGCCACCGGACAGAACGCCGTGTCCATATAGGATGAGTGCTTTAGAGCAGTCAATTCGCAA TCGAGCAAGATCTCCGGTGCTGCGGTGGACAAGCACAAGACGCCAACGGAGGAAGAGAATAGGAATCCGGCGTGGGAGGATGAGGAGGACAAGGATCAGGCGAGAAAGGAG CAACTGTTACAATGAAGAAAAAGCCATCACTGGTTTGTCACAGCAGAAGGTGGGTGcaggagatgatgatgatgatgcgctgCTAATATTGGACTTGCCAGCG TATTCTCATTTCAGCAAAGGGTCATTTTTGTGGCAGCCCAGAGATAGGAAAACTGTGTCTAGTCAAGACCTACTTAGCAACAAAGA GACAGGTCTTCAGAGCAGCTGCCATTGA